One genomic window of Paenarthrobacter ureafaciens includes the following:
- a CDS encoding DUF3097 domain-containing protein, whose amino-acid sequence MAYDTWGPQDLTAPAQQRLPEVPVQRGMVLEDAQSGWVGAVTRVEKSGGMHIVALEDRRGKTKSFQLGFGFLLEGQPIRLLPPAPKAPATAASPTRTASGSVRVSGQRAQVAKASRIWVEGKHDAELVEKVWGDDLRVEGIVVEPLHGVDDLKAAIAAFNPGPGRKLGILVDHLVAGSKESRIAAEAMTLPGAARNVLIVGHPYVDVWQAIRPKVLGIAQWPDVPRGTDWKTGILRAFGWPHETAEDIGIGWQRLLGAVRTYADLEASLLGRVEEVIDFLTAP is encoded by the coding sequence TTGGCTTATGACACCTGGGGTCCACAGGACCTGACCGCTCCTGCCCAACAGCGGCTCCCGGAGGTACCCGTGCAGCGCGGGATGGTGCTGGAGGATGCCCAATCCGGTTGGGTGGGTGCGGTCACCCGCGTGGAAAAGTCCGGCGGGATGCACATCGTGGCCCTCGAAGACCGGCGCGGAAAAACCAAGTCCTTCCAGCTGGGCTTCGGCTTCCTGCTGGAAGGTCAGCCCATCCGGCTCCTGCCTCCCGCGCCCAAGGCGCCCGCCACTGCAGCCTCCCCCACCCGGACAGCTTCGGGTTCCGTGCGCGTCAGTGGCCAACGGGCCCAGGTGGCCAAAGCGAGCCGCATCTGGGTGGAGGGCAAGCACGATGCGGAACTCGTGGAAAAAGTATGGGGTGACGACCTCCGCGTGGAGGGCATCGTCGTCGAGCCCCTGCACGGGGTGGATGACCTCAAAGCCGCGATAGCAGCCTTCAACCCCGGCCCGGGGCGCAAACTGGGAATCCTCGTGGACCACCTCGTAGCCGGCTCCAAGGAATCGCGGATCGCCGCCGAAGCGATGACCTTGCCGGGCGCTGCCCGTAACGTCCTGATCGTGGGACACCCCTACGTGGATGTCTGGCAGGCGATCCGGCCCAAGGTCCTTGGCATCGCCCAATGGCCCGATGTTCCCCGCGGTACGGACTGGAAGACGGGGATCCTGCGCGCTTTTGGCTGGCCGCACGAGACTGCGGAGGACATCGGAATCGGCTGGCAGCGCCTTTTGGGCGCGGTCCGCACCTACGCCGACCTTGAAGCCTCCCTCCTGGGCCGCGTCGAGGAAGTCATCGACTTCCTCACCGCGCCCTGA
- a CDS encoding ComEA family DNA-binding protein: MPRRKRDASTDAAAEAFRHRLSRHVGPGTSDEAPPGTRGEALLTFAEPDSEGPGEDSAPPSRIRFRTSRRVALLVAGACLVLLVVLMWQASAEPTTSTPLESAGSITDGAGQPVADENAAPTKAPAGAGPKVTVHVAGAVNRPGVVSLPEGSRVFEALEAAGGATPEAATDALNLAELVADGAKITVPVAGAVPHIPETAVGSGGASGGDGSNSDGSGSDGSGASGGKINVNTASVEELSTLPRVGPVMAQRIVAWRKDHGPFLSVDDLDAVDGIGPKLMESLRPLVTVQGG, encoded by the coding sequence ATGCCACGCCGGAAAAGGGACGCGTCCACGGACGCTGCAGCCGAGGCATTCCGGCACCGGCTCTCCCGGCACGTCGGGCCGGGAACCAGCGACGAGGCCCCGCCGGGTACGCGCGGCGAGGCCCTGTTGACCTTTGCGGAGCCTGACTCGGAGGGTCCCGGAGAAGATTCGGCCCCGCCGTCCCGGATACGGTTCCGCACCTCGCGGCGGGTGGCGCTCCTGGTGGCCGGCGCTTGCCTGGTCTTGCTCGTCGTGCTGATGTGGCAGGCTTCGGCAGAACCGACCACCAGCACACCCCTTGAGTCAGCTGGAAGCATCACGGACGGCGCCGGACAGCCCGTGGCAGATGAAAACGCTGCGCCCACCAAGGCGCCCGCGGGTGCCGGCCCGAAGGTCACCGTGCATGTCGCCGGAGCCGTCAACAGGCCAGGAGTCGTGTCCTTGCCTGAGGGAAGCCGGGTGTTCGAAGCCCTGGAGGCGGCAGGGGGAGCCACACCCGAGGCTGCCACGGACGCTCTGAACCTTGCGGAGCTGGTTGCCGACGGGGCGAAAATTACGGTACCGGTGGCAGGGGCCGTGCCCCACATCCCCGAAACTGCGGTGGGGTCCGGTGGTGCTTCCGGCGGCGACGGCTCCAACAGCGACGGCTCCGGCAGCGACGGTTCCGGCGCGTCAGGTGGCAAGATCAACGTCAACACGGCGTCGGTGGAAGAACTCTCCACCCTTCCGCGCGTTGGGCCGGTCATGGCGCAACGGATCGTCGCGTGGCGGAAAGACCACGGACCGTTCCTGTCCGTTGATGACCTGGACGCCGTGGACGGTATTGGTCCCAAGCTGATGGAGTCACTGCGGCCCCTTGTGACGGTGCAAGGTGGCTGA
- a CDS encoding type II toxin-antitoxin system PemK/MazF family toxin, producing MALDLRPLGKALLRSLRALGGTPSRTATPPRPRPGGTRQATRPSGVVPKTGTYPGDYRGSVRASYSPKPDGKPDPGEIVWSWVPYEEDHSRGKDRPVLLVGRDGQWLLGLMLTSKDHDNGARADDYVDVGTGPWDRQGRPSEVKLDRVIRLDPNAIRREGAVLGRQAFQEVIRALADSSMRR from the coding sequence ATGGCTCTGGACTTACGACCACTCGGCAAAGCACTCCTGCGATCCCTGAGGGCATTGGGTGGTACCCCAAGCAGGACGGCGACTCCTCCCCGTCCCCGGCCAGGCGGGACCCGGCAAGCAACCCGGCCCTCCGGCGTTGTGCCTAAAACCGGGACCTACCCCGGCGACTACCGCGGAAGCGTGCGCGCCAGCTACTCCCCCAAGCCTGACGGCAAGCCTGATCCGGGGGAGATCGTGTGGAGTTGGGTCCCCTATGAGGAAGACCACTCCCGCGGCAAGGACCGCCCGGTTCTCCTGGTGGGGCGTGACGGCCAATGGCTCCTCGGACTCATGCTGACTTCCAAGGACCATGACAACGGAGCGCGCGCCGACGATTACGTCGATGTCGGCACGGGTCCGTGGGACCGTCAGGGCCGGCCCAGCGAGGTCAAGCTGGACAGGGTCATCCGACTGGATCCGAACGCCATCCGACGCGAAGGGGCGGTGCTCGGCCGGCAGGCTTTCCAGGAAGTCATCAGGGCCCTGGCGGACTCATCCATGCGGCGTTGA
- the rpsT gene encoding 30S ribosomal protein S20 → MANIKSQKKRILTNEKARLRNNAVKSELKTAIRAVNTAVASADKDAAATALVAASRKLDKAVSKGVIHKNNAANRKSAISKKVNAL, encoded by the coding sequence GTGGCTAATATCAAGTCCCAGAAGAAGCGCATCCTCACCAACGAGAAGGCTCGGCTGCGTAACAACGCCGTCAAGTCCGAGCTGAAGACGGCCATCCGCGCCGTCAACACCGCCGTTGCGTCTGCTGACAAGGATGCTGCTGCAACTGCACTTGTTGCTGCCAGCCGTAAGCTGGATAAGGCTGTCAGCAAGGGCGTTATTCACAAGAACAACGCTGCAAACCGCAAGTCGGCGATCTCCAAGAAGGTCAACGCACTCTAA
- the lepA gene encoding translation elongation factor 4, which produces MSPMARTAPVPAATDPAIIRNFCIIAHIDHGKSTLADRMLQYTGVVQQRDMKAQYLDRMDIERERGITIKSQAVRMPWEVDGTAYALNMIDTPGHVDFTYEVSRSLAACEGAVLLVDAAQGIEAQTLANLYLAMENNLTIIPVLNKIDLPAAQPEKYAAELANLIGGDPEDVLKVSGKTGVGVEALLDKIVRDLPAPVGNPDAPARAMIFDSVYDTYRGVVTYVRVVDGKLHPRERIQMMSTRATHELLEIGVSSPEPTPSKGLGVGEVGYLITGVKDVRQSKVGDTVTNQAKPASESLSGYADAKPMVFSGLYPLDGTDYPVLRDALEKLMLNDAALVYEPETSAALGFGFRVGFLGLLHLEITRERLEREYNLDLISTAPNVEYEVTLEDKRVVHVTNPSEYPTGKIAEVREPMVSATVLAPNEFVGAIMELCQSRRGQMKGMDYLSEDRVELRYWIPLAEIVFDFFDLLKSKTRGYASLDWKADGEQVADLVKVDILLQGEQVDAFSAITHRDKAYSYGVMMTGKLRELIPRQQFEVPIQAAIGSRIIARESIRAIRKDVLAKCYGGDITRKRKLLEKQKEGKKRMKMVGRVEVPQEAFIAALTTDESKDKAKK; this is translated from the coding sequence GTGTCTCCCATGGCCCGCACCGCACCGGTGCCCGCCGCAACAGATCCGGCCATCATCCGGAACTTCTGCATCATTGCCCATATCGACCACGGTAAGTCCACCTTGGCCGACCGCATGCTGCAGTACACCGGCGTCGTTCAACAGCGCGACATGAAAGCCCAGTATCTGGACCGCATGGACATCGAGCGTGAGCGCGGCATCACCATCAAGTCACAGGCCGTCCGCATGCCCTGGGAGGTTGACGGCACAGCCTATGCCCTGAACATGATCGACACCCCGGGCCACGTGGACTTCACGTATGAGGTATCCCGCTCCCTGGCAGCCTGCGAGGGAGCAGTGCTGCTGGTTGACGCTGCCCAAGGCATCGAAGCCCAGACCCTGGCCAACCTCTACCTGGCTATGGAGAACAACCTCACCATCATTCCGGTGCTGAACAAGATCGACCTCCCCGCTGCGCAACCGGAGAAGTACGCGGCTGAGCTTGCCAACCTCATCGGTGGAGATCCGGAAGATGTCCTCAAGGTTTCCGGTAAGACGGGCGTAGGCGTCGAGGCTCTGCTGGACAAGATCGTCCGCGACCTTCCGGCACCTGTTGGCAATCCGGACGCTCCCGCGCGTGCCATGATCTTTGATTCGGTCTATGACACGTACCGTGGCGTGGTCACCTATGTTCGTGTGGTGGATGGCAAGCTCCACCCCCGCGAACGCATCCAGATGATGTCGACCCGTGCAACCCACGAACTCCTCGAAATCGGCGTGAGCTCTCCTGAGCCCACCCCGTCGAAGGGCCTGGGCGTAGGCGAGGTGGGATACCTCATCACCGGCGTGAAGGATGTCCGCCAGTCCAAGGTCGGCGATACTGTCACCAACCAGGCCAAACCGGCCTCGGAATCGCTCAGCGGGTACGCCGATGCGAAGCCGATGGTCTTCTCCGGCCTCTACCCCTTGGACGGCACGGACTACCCGGTACTCCGCGACGCCTTGGAAAAGCTGATGCTCAACGACGCCGCCCTGGTCTACGAGCCTGAGACGTCAGCTGCGCTGGGCTTCGGTTTCCGCGTCGGCTTCCTCGGTTTGCTGCACCTCGAGATCACGCGCGAACGTTTGGAACGCGAGTACAACCTCGACCTCATCTCTACTGCTCCCAACGTGGAGTATGAGGTCACCTTGGAAGACAAGCGGGTTGTCCACGTCACCAACCCCAGCGAGTACCCCACAGGCAAGATCGCCGAGGTCCGCGAACCGATGGTCTCCGCTACCGTCCTGGCGCCCAACGAGTTCGTCGGCGCCATCATGGAGCTGTGCCAGAGCCGCCGCGGTCAGATGAAGGGCATGGACTACCTGTCCGAGGACCGTGTCGAACTCCGTTACTGGATCCCGCTGGCCGAGATCGTGTTCGACTTCTTCGATCTCCTGAAGTCCAAGACGCGCGGGTACGCCTCGCTGGACTGGAAGGCCGACGGCGAGCAAGTGGCCGACCTCGTCAAGGTCGACATCCTGCTTCAAGGTGAACAAGTGGACGCGTTCAGTGCCATCACGCACCGCGACAAGGCCTATTCCTATGGTGTGATGATGACCGGGAAGCTCCGCGAGCTCATTCCGCGGCAGCAGTTCGAGGTGCCCATCCAGGCTGCCATTGGCTCCCGCATCATCGCCCGCGAGAGCATCCGGGCCATCCGCAAAGACGTTCTTGCCAAGTGCTACGGCGGTGACATCACCCGTAAACGCAAACTGCTGGAAAAGCAGAAGGAAGGCAAGAAGCGCATGAAGATGGTGGGCCGCGTCGAGGTGCCGCAGGAAGCCTTCATCGCTGCCCTCACCACTGACGAGTCGAAGGACAAGGCAAAGAAGTAA
- the holA gene encoding DNA polymerase III subunit delta, translating into MAAAQNSRNKSEARAKGAAANSVGWRDASPAPVVLIAGPEEYLGIRAMDRIRAEVRSATPDVELTKLNAASYEAGSLAMTVAPSLFGEGKLVEVEGLESMNDAFLADAIKYLAQPEDDVVLVLRHAGGVRGKKLLDAVKAGGWPVVDCQPLKKDADKTSFVVAEFKASGRRIQGDAVQALVNAVGANLSELAAACSQLIADATTAVTAETVDRYYGGRVEATAFKVADAAMSGNGPLALSTLRHALSTGVDPVPLVAALAAKLRTLAKVAGARGSSASIAKNLGMQPWLVEQAQRDVRRWTPEGLIRSIQVIAEADAQVKGLSRDPVYAVEHAVTVIATSAQRR; encoded by the coding sequence GTGGCTGCTGCCCAAAATTCCCGGAACAAGAGCGAGGCCCGGGCCAAGGGCGCTGCGGCGAACAGCGTCGGCTGGCGTGACGCGTCGCCCGCCCCGGTAGTCCTCATCGCAGGGCCCGAGGAGTACTTGGGAATTCGTGCCATGGACCGTATCCGCGCCGAAGTGCGTTCGGCCACCCCGGATGTTGAGCTCACCAAACTCAATGCGGCTTCCTATGAGGCCGGTTCCTTGGCCATGACTGTCGCTCCGTCGCTTTTTGGCGAGGGGAAGTTGGTGGAGGTGGAGGGCCTGGAATCCATGAACGACGCTTTCCTGGCCGATGCCATCAAGTACCTTGCGCAGCCGGAAGATGATGTGGTCCTGGTCCTTCGCCATGCCGGCGGAGTCCGGGGGAAGAAGCTCCTGGATGCCGTGAAGGCGGGGGGCTGGCCGGTCGTCGATTGCCAGCCCCTGAAGAAGGACGCGGACAAGACGTCCTTCGTGGTTGCAGAGTTCAAGGCGTCCGGGCGGAGGATCCAGGGTGACGCGGTCCAGGCATTGGTCAACGCCGTGGGCGCCAACCTGTCCGAGCTTGCCGCGGCATGCAGCCAATTGATCGCTGACGCCACCACGGCCGTCACGGCCGAGACGGTGGATCGCTACTACGGGGGCCGGGTGGAGGCCACGGCCTTCAAGGTGGCAGACGCGGCTATGAGCGGAAATGGACCACTGGCCCTCTCCACCCTCCGTCACGCGTTGTCCACGGGTGTGGACCCTGTTCCCTTGGTGGCAGCGCTGGCGGCGAAGCTGCGGACACTTGCCAAGGTCGCGGGCGCCAGGGGGTCTTCGGCGTCCATTGCCAAGAATCTCGGAATGCAGCCTTGGTTGGTGGAGCAGGCGCAGCGGGATGTCCGCCGCTGGACTCCCGAGGGGCTGATTCGTTCAATCCAGGTCATCGCCGAAGCAGATGCGCAGGTAAAGGGCCTCTCCCGCGATCCCGTTTATGCCGTGGAGCACGCCGTGACAGTGATTGCGACGTCCGCCCAACGGCGGTAG
- a CDS encoding ComEC/Rec2 family competence protein: protein MAESSDDGDDGRLDVRLVPAVIVVWATALAGTTFLRESGAALTALLSAGAAALLLAGPLRRKAGGMRGKQAGRGRTLPVTLAVACLLGAAVALHCTVDAAKRESGPLAAAVSEGHPVVIQVRVAGIPAPVPAPGGSGEGRWMLQAELENLTAHGSKVSGTATLTVLGNDAWKDVRPGQSVRTTGIPKEPRPGEPDAATLSASTGPTQVGTAFDPKESAARARERFSQSAAELLEPDPAGLLPGMVVGDTSTLPASLKAAMETCGMTHLTAVSGSNCSLILAGFILLARSLRLSRPLAAIVAVVGLAAFVLLVGPDPSVLRASVMGSVGLVALTTGHRGRSLSFLCLATTALLLISPGLAVSFGFLLSVLATLGIVLLARRLTSWFPRWVPRWLAAGVSVPLSAQLACGPVIVLVQPQLSPYALAANVVAGIFVAPVTILGTLAVPVSALVPWLAPVLFFVAGNAAAAVAATARYFAGLPGSGLPWADGPVGVSAMVLLSALTLFGTWAVLHPTGVMVGVRGVHQRLVRRLKDWEVRNGARPGGPITFHRKRRSKRGRLESCKHPSGRNPQWLLPKIPGTRARPGPRALRRTASAGVTRRPPR, encoded by the coding sequence GTGGCTGAGAGTAGCGACGACGGCGATGACGGGCGCCTCGACGTCCGCCTGGTGCCGGCTGTCATCGTGGTCTGGGCGACCGCGCTGGCCGGGACCACCTTCCTGCGGGAATCGGGGGCCGCTCTCACGGCCTTGCTGTCGGCAGGGGCTGCTGCGTTGTTGCTGGCAGGTCCGCTTCGCAGGAAGGCCGGGGGAATGCGCGGGAAGCAAGCCGGCCGGGGCCGGACGCTCCCGGTCACCCTCGCGGTTGCTTGCCTCCTTGGTGCTGCGGTTGCCCTCCACTGCACGGTGGACGCCGCAAAGCGGGAATCCGGTCCGTTGGCCGCTGCCGTCAGCGAGGGGCACCCTGTGGTCATCCAAGTACGGGTGGCCGGGATTCCGGCGCCTGTTCCTGCGCCGGGTGGCAGCGGCGAGGGGCGTTGGATGTTGCAGGCTGAACTTGAGAACCTCACCGCGCACGGCAGCAAAGTCAGCGGAACCGCCACACTTACGGTCCTGGGGAATGATGCATGGAAAGATGTCAGGCCGGGTCAATCCGTCAGGACGACGGGGATTCCCAAGGAGCCAAGGCCCGGAGAGCCCGATGCTGCCACGCTGTCAGCATCCACCGGGCCCACTCAGGTGGGTACCGCGTTTGACCCCAAGGAGTCGGCAGCCCGGGCACGGGAACGGTTCAGCCAGTCCGCCGCGGAGCTGCTGGAACCGGACCCGGCGGGGCTGCTGCCGGGGATGGTGGTCGGGGACACCAGCACCCTGCCCGCGAGCCTGAAAGCAGCGATGGAAACCTGCGGGATGACACATCTAACCGCTGTAAGCGGTTCCAATTGCTCGTTGATTTTGGCCGGCTTTATCCTGCTTGCCCGTTCGCTGCGGCTGTCACGGCCTCTGGCAGCCATCGTCGCTGTTGTGGGCCTGGCTGCATTTGTCCTCCTGGTGGGACCCGATCCGAGTGTGCTACGGGCGTCAGTGATGGGCTCTGTGGGTCTAGTAGCCCTCACGACGGGCCACCGTGGGAGGTCACTGTCGTTCCTTTGTCTCGCCACCACCGCCCTCCTCTTGATCAGCCCGGGCCTGGCCGTCAGCTTCGGATTTCTTCTGTCCGTCCTTGCCACCTTGGGCATCGTGTTGCTGGCCCGGCGCCTGACGTCGTGGTTTCCCCGTTGGGTGCCCCGGTGGCTGGCGGCGGGAGTGTCCGTTCCGTTGTCCGCCCAGCTGGCGTGCGGGCCCGTGATCGTCCTCGTTCAACCGCAGCTGTCGCCGTACGCCCTCGCGGCAAATGTTGTGGCTGGAATTTTCGTGGCGCCAGTGACCATCCTCGGGACGTTGGCCGTCCCTGTTTCAGCACTGGTTCCGTGGCTGGCGCCCGTCCTCTTCTTCGTAGCCGGGAACGCCGCGGCTGCCGTAGCGGCAACAGCCCGGTACTTTGCCGGCCTGCCCGGTTCCGGCCTCCCGTGGGCAGACGGCCCGGTGGGGGTCAGTGCCATGGTGCTCTTGTCGGCTCTTACCCTCTTTGGAACGTGGGCTGTGCTTCATCCGACCGGCGTCATGGTGGGTGTTCGTGGCGTTCATCAACGCCTTGTGCGGCGTCTAAAGGATTGGGAGGTGCGCAATGGTGCCCGCCCTGGCGGTCCCATCACGTTCCATAGGAAGCGCCGGAGCAAACGTGGCAGACTTGAATCCTGCAAACATCCCTCCGGAAGGAACCCCCAGTGGCTGCTGCCCAAAATTCCCGGAACAAGAGCGAGGCCCGGGCCAAGGGCGCTGCGGCGAACAGCGTCGGCTGGCGTGACGCGTCGCCCGCCCCGGTAG
- a CDS encoding DegV family protein: MPDREPPAWMWLKERLSRLRLPTVPVPVAQDPGDAVVRTAVVTDSAAALPADWVSAFAADGRLAVVPMPVMVGEEIYGEGEDDIMQTLAVALASGSPVKTSRPSPGQFEQAYAAAKRRGFEAVVSVHISAELSGTVDAARLAAERVDIPVEVLDSRTVGMAQGMGVQSAVVAAAAGQAAGEVRAFAERRLERTRVYFYVPSLEQLRRGGRIGAAASLLGTVFSIKPILAVDDGRIVPLEKVRSAVRAVARLEEIVAADIATRPTGQARLAVHHFGNPGEAESLAARLAERCPECPPAQISSLPAVLAAHAGLGVLAVIVGESSTPGN; this comes from the coding sequence GTGCCGGATCGAGAACCGCCCGCCTGGATGTGGCTGAAGGAGCGCCTCTCCCGCTTGCGGCTGCCCACTGTGCCTGTGCCGGTCGCGCAGGACCCGGGTGACGCCGTCGTGCGCACAGCAGTGGTGACTGATTCCGCGGCGGCACTGCCGGCCGACTGGGTTTCCGCGTTTGCCGCCGATGGCCGCCTCGCCGTGGTCCCCATGCCGGTGATGGTGGGGGAGGAGATCTACGGTGAGGGAGAGGACGACATCATGCAGACCCTCGCGGTCGCCCTCGCCTCCGGATCCCCGGTGAAAACATCCCGGCCTTCGCCCGGCCAGTTTGAGCAAGCCTATGCGGCCGCCAAGCGACGCGGCTTTGAAGCCGTCGTGTCTGTACACATCTCCGCCGAACTCTCCGGCACTGTTGACGCCGCCCGGCTTGCGGCCGAACGGGTGGACATCCCCGTCGAGGTGCTGGACTCCCGGACCGTCGGCATGGCACAGGGCATGGGAGTGCAAAGTGCCGTTGTTGCTGCCGCTGCCGGTCAGGCGGCCGGGGAGGTGCGCGCGTTCGCTGAACGGCGCCTGGAGCGCACACGGGTCTATTTCTACGTTCCCAGCCTCGAACAACTGCGGCGTGGCGGCCGCATTGGGGCCGCGGCGTCGCTGCTGGGGACGGTCTTCTCCATCAAACCGATCCTGGCGGTCGACGACGGCAGGATCGTTCCGCTGGAAAAGGTGCGGTCCGCGGTCCGGGCTGTAGCCCGGCTCGAGGAAATCGTGGCCGCGGATATTGCCACGCGGCCGACCGGTCAGGCCAGGTTGGCGGTGCATCACTTCGGAAACCCCGGGGAAGCGGAATCCTTGGCGGCTCGGCTTGCCGAAAGATGCCCGGAATGCCCGCCCGCGCAGATCAGTTCCCTGCCGGCTGTCCTCGCGGCACACGCCGGCCTGGGGGTCCTGGCCGTCATTGTCGGAGAGAGCAGTACGCCCGGCAACTGA
- a CDS encoding DUF4870 domain-containing protein — MSENAPEEPGRAAGQPQYHGAPANALPLTASEDRQWATLAHFGGILGCLPSLLIYLIFRDRGPFTAQESKEALNFTLPPTIAAAVANILVLLPVVGNIFAVIATAIWVALTCFSVSAGIRVNHGQPHRYRFNLRWIK; from the coding sequence GTGTCAGAGAACGCCCCAGAAGAACCGGGCAGGGCCGCAGGTCAGCCCCAGTACCATGGCGCGCCTGCAAACGCACTCCCTCTCACAGCCAGCGAGGACCGCCAGTGGGCAACCCTGGCGCACTTCGGTGGAATCCTCGGGTGCCTGCCCTCGCTGCTGATTTACTTGATTTTCCGCGACAGGGGTCCCTTTACAGCGCAGGAATCCAAGGAAGCGCTCAACTTCACGCTGCCGCCCACCATTGCAGCGGCCGTAGCGAACATCCTCGTACTGCTACCGGTTGTAGGGAACATCTTTGCCGTCATCGCCACGGCAATCTGGGTGGCACTCACGTGCTTCTCCGTCTCCGCCGGCATCCGCGTGAACCACGGCCAGCCGCACCGCTACCGCTTCAACCTTCGCTGGATCAAGTAG
- the hemW gene encoding radical SAM family heme chaperone HemW gives MPSVLPLGDPAPADGLLPSQVLADVGRRKFGLYVHIPFCAVRCGYCDFNTYTATELGGGASQAAYSGTAASEVDFAAKVLEDSGLPRRPMSTVFFGGGTPTLLPAEDLAEILRTAVGHWGLEEGAEVTTEANPDSVTRESLQVLKDAGFTRVSFGMQSAVPHVLKVLDRTHTPRRVPQVVQWAREAGLAVSLDLIYGTPGESMADWRESLETALSYEPDHISAYALIVEEGTKLAAQIRRGEVPGIDDDDHAAKYELADQLISEAGLGWYEVSNWARTPEQACRHNLAYWRGDDWWGIGPGAHSHVGGVRWWNVKHPAAYASRLVAGESPAAGRETLDAGTRDVERIMLEARLVSGLAIDGLDKDGRRAVAGLIADGLAEPAAAFQGRLVLTLKGRLLADAVVRRILPD, from the coding sequence ATGCCAAGCGTCCTGCCTTTGGGCGATCCGGCACCTGCTGACGGCTTGCTGCCGTCGCAGGTGCTCGCCGACGTCGGACGCCGGAAGTTCGGCTTGTACGTCCACATACCGTTCTGCGCGGTGCGGTGCGGCTATTGCGATTTCAACACCTACACCGCGACGGAACTGGGCGGGGGAGCCTCACAAGCTGCCTACTCAGGTACCGCAGCGTCGGAGGTGGACTTCGCAGCGAAAGTGCTTGAGGATTCAGGCCTGCCGCGGCGTCCCATGAGTACCGTTTTCTTTGGCGGTGGCACGCCCACGCTGCTGCCGGCCGAAGACCTCGCGGAGATCCTGCGGACCGCAGTGGGGCATTGGGGGCTGGAAGAAGGCGCTGAGGTCACCACGGAGGCCAACCCGGATTCGGTAACCCGTGAATCGTTGCAGGTCCTCAAGGACGCTGGCTTCACCCGCGTCTCCTTTGGCATGCAGTCGGCAGTCCCGCACGTCCTCAAGGTACTGGACCGGACCCACACGCCACGCCGTGTCCCCCAGGTTGTCCAGTGGGCCCGGGAAGCAGGGCTGGCCGTCAGCCTGGACCTGATTTACGGGACGCCGGGGGAGTCCATGGCCGACTGGCGGGAGTCGTTGGAGACCGCGCTCTCCTACGAGCCCGACCACATCAGCGCCTACGCCTTGATCGTGGAGGAGGGGACCAAGCTTGCCGCCCAGATCCGCCGTGGCGAGGTGCCCGGCATCGACGACGACGACCACGCGGCCAAGTATGAACTTGCCGACCAGCTGATCTCGGAAGCCGGCCTGGGCTGGTATGAGGTCAGCAACTGGGCCAGGACACCTGAGCAGGCCTGCCGCCACAACCTGGCATATTGGCGCGGCGACGACTGGTGGGGTATCGGCCCCGGAGCGCATTCCCATGTGGGTGGCGTCCGGTGGTGGAACGTGAAGCACCCCGCTGCCTATGCTTCCCGCCTGGTGGCCGGAGAGTCTCCGGCTGCGGGCAGGGAAACGCTCGACGCCGGAACACGGGACGTGGAGCGGATCATGCTGGAGGCGCGGCTTGTGTCAGGCCTGGCAATAGACGGCTTGGACAAGGACGGCAGGCGTGCTGTGGCGGGTTTGATAGCCGATGGCCTGGCCGAACCTGCTGCGGCCTTCCAAGGTCGCTTGGTGCTGACCCTTAAGGGACGTTTGTTGGCCGATGCGGTAGTGCGGCGCATCCTGCCGGACTGA